The genome window GGGGTCATAAGGCAGTTTCTTATAAATAGCGGGATTGGCTGCATACGATGCTGATTGCACTAGTAATGTGTAGCCATCTGGATCGGCATTCACGACTACGCCAGTGCCGATCAGGCCGCCGGCTCCTGGCCGGTTTTCAATAATGACGGGTTGTTTCCAGGTCTCGGTCAAGCTTTTGGCTACCACGCGACCTGCAATATCAGCACCAGAACCGGTAGTTAGGGGCACCACCATCTTGACCGTTCGATTTGGAAAGTTCTGGGCATGAGCAGAATGGCTCATCAGGCTTAAGCTGGCTAGGGCGCCTAAGAGCAAGTGTGGAATGCGAGCAGCAGAATCGCGCAATGAGAACATCGTATCTCCTTAGTTGTTTTTATAGTTTCGTTGGATAATCTACCACGCTCCTTTCAAGATCTCCATGATCCTGATTAGGGAGGTAAAAACATGAAATTAGCCAAAAGAGGCGGAGATAAATGAGTCAATTGCTAGATGCACAGATCGTCAAGGTAAACGGGGTCGATATTGCTTATCGTTTTGATGGCCCTAAAGATGGGCATGTGATTTTGATTGCCAATAGCTTGATGGCCAATGGCGCAATGTGGGACTGGAATGTGCCCGCTTTTGCTGATCGTTATCGTGTGTTGCGCTATGACAAGCGTGGCCATGGCGCCTCCGGCACAACAACTGGCCCATATAGCATTGCGCAATTGGCTGATGATGCGGTTGGATTGCTGGATGCGCTCAAGATTGATAAGGTGCATTTCATTGGATTGTCGATTGGTGGAATGATTGGGCAACAGTTGGGTGCTCGTTATCCAGAGCGCATCTATTCCCTATCTCTATGCAATAGCGCAAGCGAAATGCCACCCCGCAGCCTCTGGGAAGAAAGATTTGAAATCGCCCGTACTGAAGGCATTGC of Polynucleobacter sp. AP-Nino-20-G2 contains these proteins:
- the pcaD gene encoding 3-oxoadipate enol-lactonase, with product MSQLLDAQIVKVNGVDIAYRFDGPKDGHVILIANSLMANGAMWDWNVPAFADRYRVLRYDKRGHGASGTTTGPYSIAQLADDAVGLLDALKIDKVHFIGLSIGGMIGQQLGARYPERIYSLSLCNSASEMPPRSLWEERFEIARTEGIAGLVEGTIKRWFTAPFIDRAPQDIQKVREMIMGTDVNGYMACGRAVQDMAQSTMLLKIKAPTLVLSGRKDPACTVEQGIVLNRMIDGSKMVILEDAAHLSNIEQPELFNQAVRQFIDSVDDSL